In Falco biarmicus isolate bFalBia1 chromosome 6, bFalBia1.pri, whole genome shotgun sequence, the following are encoded in one genomic region:
- the FILIP1 gene encoding filamin-A-interacting protein 1 isoform X3 has translation MLVDERQMHIEQLGQQSQKIQDLNQKLKEEEEKLKIISAKTKEDGQNLMKLEAELEHKTSSFSQEHEEMTAKLANQESHNRQLRLKLVGLTRRIEELEETNKNLQKAEEELQELRDKIAKGECGNSSLMAEVENLRKRVLEMEGKDEEITKTESQCKELKNKLQEEEHHSKELKLEVEKLQKRMSELEKLEEAFSRSKSECTQLHLNLDKEKSLTKDLINELEVVKTRVKDLEASESKLEKAEISLKDDLTKLKSFTVMLVDERKIMMEKIKQEEKKVEGLNKNFKVEQGKVMDVTEKLIEESKKFLKLKSEMEEKVSGLTKERDELIGKLRSEEEKSSQLSCRVDLLKKRIDGMEEVEREITRGRTRKGPEHGCHEDNKIKELTIEIERLKKRLKQLEVVEGDLMKTEDEYDQLEQKFRTEQDKANFLSQQLEEIKLQIAKTKAIEKGEAVSQEAELRHRFRLEEAKSRDLKAEVQALKEKIHELMNKEDQLSQLQVDYSVLQQRFMEEENKSKSMGQEVLNLTRELELSKRYSRALRPSINGRRMVDVPVTSTGVQTDAVSSEAAEEETPAVFIRKSFQEENHIMSNLRQVGLKKPMERSSVLERYPPAANELAMRKSWIPWMRKRENGAQATPDKGARTHSSSAHPGEVVLSPKQGQPLHIRVTPDHENSTATLEITSPTSEEFFSSTTVIPTLGNQKPRITIIPSPNVMPQKGKGNESPMGPDRSMSPVTITTFSREKSPEGGRAPFADRPASPIQIMTVSTSAAPAEISVSPQSQDMTMGRAVFKVTPEKQTVPTPIRKYNANANIITTEDNKIHIHLGSQFKRSPSAAPDGASPVITVRPVNIAAEKEVVTGTVLRSPRNNLSSRPAASKVTSTITITPVTTSSTRGTQSVTGQDGSSPRPTPTRIPVSKGMKAGKPVVAAPGAGNVTKFEPRAETQSMKIELKKSSASTSASLGGGQG, from the exons ATGCTAGTAGATGAAAGACAAATGCATATTGAACAACTTGGTCAGCAAAGCCAGAAAATACAGGACTTAAACCAAAAGctaaaggaagaagaagaaaaacttaaaattatcagtgcaaaaacaaaagaagatggACAAAACCTGATGAAGTTAGAGGCAGAACTTGAACACAAAACATCATCATTTTCTCAAGAACATGAGGAGATGACTGCTAAACTGGCTAATCAAGAGTCACATAATAGACAGCTGAGGCTTAAGCTAGTGGGGTTGACTCGCAGAATAGAGGAGCTAGAAGAAACtaacaaaaatcttcaaaaagCTGAGGAGGAACTTCAAGAACTAAGAGATAAAATAGCAAAAGGGGAATGTGGGAACTCTAGCTTAATGGCAGAAGTTGAGAACCTCCGCAAGCGTGTGCTTGAAATGGAGGGGAAGGATGAAGAGATCACAAAAACTGAATCCCAGTGtaaagagctgaaaaataaactgcaagAGGAAGAGCACCATAGCAAAGAGCTGAAACTTGAAgtggaaaaactgcagaaaagaatgTCAGAGTTAGAGAAGCTGGAAGAGGCTTTCAGTAGAAGTAAGTCTGAATGCACCCAGCTACACTTAAACTTGGACAAAGAAAAGAGTTTGACTAAGGATTTGATAAATGAGTTGGAAGTGGTGAAGACTCGAGTGAAAGACCTTGAAGCATCAGAAAGTAAGttggaaaaggctgaaataaGCTTAAAAGATGACCTTACGAAGCTGAAGTCATTTACTGTAATGTTAGTTGATGAACGAAAAATtatgatggaaaaaataaaacaggaggaaaaaaaggttgagGGTCTAAACAAGAATTTTAAAGTTGAACAAGGGAAAGTTATGGATGTAACAGAGAAACTGATAGAAGAAAGTAAGAaatttttgaaattgaaatctgaaatggaagaaaaagtatcTGGTTTGACAAAGGAAAGGGATGAGTTAATTGGCAAACTGagaagtgaagaagaaaaatcctctCAACTAAGCTGTAGAGTTGACCTGTTAAAGAAAAGAATTGATGGTATGGAGGAAGTAGAACGAGAAATTACGAGAGGTAGAACCAGGAAAGGACCAGAGCACGGCTGTCATGAGGACAACAAGATTAAAGAACTTACCATTGAAattgaaagactgaaaaaacgTCTCAAACAATTGGAAGTGGTTGAAGGAGATTTGATGAAGACAGAAGATGAATATGATCAACTAGAGCAGAAATTTAGGACTGAGCAAGACAAAGCTAACTTTCTTtctcagcagctggaggagataAAACTCCAGATtgccaaaaccaaagcaatagAAAAAGGTGAAGCGGTGAGccaggaggcagagctgaggCACAGGTTTCGTCTGGAAGAGGCTAAAAGTAGAGATTTGAAAGCAGAAGTTCAAGCtcttaaggaaaaaatccaTGAGCTGATGAACAAAGAAGACCAGCTTTCTCAGCTCCAAGTTGATTATTCAGTTCTGCAGCAAAGGTTTATGGAAGAGGAGAATAAAAGCAAGAGcatggggcaggaggtgctgaaCCTAACAAGAGAGCTGGAGCTTTCTAAGCGTTACAGCCGTGCTCTGAGGCCTAGCATAAATGGACGAAGAATGGTCGATGTTCCTGTGACGTCCACTGGTGTGCAGACAGATGCTGTGAGCagtgaagcagcagaagaaGAAACTCCAGCAGTGTTTATAAGGAAATCCTTCCAGGAGGAGAATCACATCATGAGCAATCTACGACAGGTAGGTCTGAAAAAACCCATGGAGCGTTCTTCAGTGCTGGAGAGATACCCTCCAGCAGCGAATGAACTTGCAATGAGGAAATCTTGGATACCATGGatgagaaagagggaaaatgggGCTCAGGCAACGCCTGATAAAGGAGCCCGGACCCACAGTAGTTCAGCGCATCCTGGGGAGGTTGTCCTTTCACCAAAGCAGGGTCAGCCTCTTCATATTCGGGTGACACCAGATCATGAGAACAGCACAGCTACTTTGGAGATAACCAGTCCAACCtcagaggaatttttttcaagtaCCACTGTCATTCCTACTTTGGGAAATCAGAAGCCACGAATAACTATCATTCCCTCTCCAAATGTTATgccacaaaaaggaaaaggcaatgaAAGTCCCATGGGCCCTGATCGTTCTATGTCTCCAGTCACTATAACAACATTCTCCAGGGAAAAGTCCccagagggagggagagcacCCTTCGCTGACAGACCTGCATCACCAATTCAGATTATGACAGTATCAACATCGGCAGCACCGGCAGAAATCTCTGTCTCTCCACAGTCGCAAGATATGACCATGGGAAGGGCTGTCTTCAAAGTAacaccagaaaaacaaaccGTCCCAACTCCAATCCGCAAGTACAACGCCAATGCCAACATTATTACGACAGAAGACAACAAAATCCACATCCACTTAGGTTCCCAGTTTAAACGGTCCCCCAGTGCTGCACCCGATGGTGCAAGTCCTGTCATAACAGTCAGACCGGTGAACatagcagcagagaaagaagttgTGACTGGTACTGTCCTTCGATCGCCCCGGAACAACCTGTCCTCGCGACCTGCAGCAAGCAAGGTGACAAGTACTATCACTATAACACCTGTTACAACGTCTTCCACCCGAGGAACACAATCAGTG ACAGGACAGGATGGGTCATCCCCGAGACCTACACCCACCCGCATTCCTGTGTCAAAAGGTATGAAAGCAGGAAAGCCAGTAGTggcagccccaggagcaggaAATGTGACAAAATTCGAGCCTCGTGCCGAGACTCAGTCTATGAAAATAGAACTGAAGAAATCTTCAGCCAGCACCTCTGCCTCCCTGGGCGGGGGTCAGGGCTGA